The window CTTTTTTTCACCGCCACGATCCCTCCCGAAATCGCCTCTCTTGCAGGCTGGGCGTTGCGCGATCCGGTGGAGGTCAAGATCGGCCAGCGACGCTCCCCCGCCGAAACGGTCGAACACGCCTTCTATCCCGTCGTCGCCTCGCAGAAGTTTGATCTCCTCCTGACGCTTCTGGAAGCCACGCAGTACAAGAGCGTGATAATTTTTTGCCGCACACGCATGGGCGCCGATCGGATCGCCCACCGGCTGATTGCGGCGAGCCACACTGTCGGCGTGCTGCACTCCGACCGCAGCCAGCGCGAACGGGTCGAGTCGCTCGAAGGCTTCAAATCCGGCAGGTTCGAGATGCTCGTCGCCACCGACATCGCGGCCCGCGGGCTCGATATCGCCGGGGTGTCCCACGTCATCAACTACGATGTGCCCGAGAATCCCGAGGATTATGTTCACCGAATCGGACGCACGGGCCGGGCGCAGCATTCCGGCGAGGCGTTCACACTGGTGACCGAGGACGACGTGCGCAACGCGCGCTCCATCGAGCGCTTCATCGATGCGCAGATTGAGCGGAAGAAGTTCGCGGGTTTTCCCTACGTCTATTCGGCCCTATTTGACGAATCCGCCCAGCCTTCCGCGAAACCGGCGAGCCGGCTGACACGCGGAGCGAGACGCTGAGTCTCGTCATCGACCGGTTCCATCGCACGACGGACCGGTTCACTTCCGCTTAACATTCATCGCTACCTTCCTTGCCGCTCCTGGGATGCGGCCAAGGCTTGGCATCCCTTCCTCCAACCCACCCTTCTCCATGGACAAAGTTCGCACAGGCATCGTCGGTCTCGGCAACATGGGATCTGGTCACGCGACCAGCATTCTTGCCGGTAAAATCAAGGGTCTCGAGCTTACGGCGATCGCCGACGCCGATCCGGCGCGGTTTGCGCGCTTCCCCGGACTGAAGACGTTTTCGTCCGCCGCCGAGATGATCGATTCCCGCCAGATCGACGCCATTATCATCGCCACCCCGCACTTCGATCACACCACGATCGGCATGCGCGCCCTCAAGGCCGGGCTGCACGTCATGGTCGAGAAGCCCATCTCCGTTCACCGCGCCGACGCGGAGCGCCTGATTGCCTCCTACACCAACAAGAAGCAGGTGTTCGCCGCGATGTTCAACCAGCGGACCGACCTCTATTACAAAAAGATCCGCCAGCTCATCCAGGACGGCGAACTCGGCGAGATCCGCAGGGTGAACTGGATCATCACAAACTGGTTCCGTACCGAGGCGTACTACGCCAGCGGCGGCTGGAGGGCGACCTGGGCGGGCGAAGGCGGCGGCGTGCTGCTCAACCAGTGCCCGCACAACCTGGATCTTTTCCAATGGATGTTCGGCATGCCGAAATCCATTCGCGCGTTCTGCAGCTTCGGACGCTACCATGACATCGAGGTCGAGGACGACGTCACCGCCTACATGGAGTTTCCCAACGGAGCGACGGGCGTCTTCATCACCTCGACCGGCGAGGCTCCAGGCACGAACCGCCTGGAAATCACCGCCGAGCGCGGCCGGATCGTCTACGAGAATGACGCGATTTCCTACATCCGCAACGAGGTGCCTATGTCGGAATTCTCACGCAAGTCCACCCAGGCCTTTGCGCGACCCGACTCCTGGGACGTCAGCATCCCCGCGGCCGGTCACGGCGGACAGCACAACGAAATTCTCCAGAACTTCGCGGACGCCATTCTCAATGGCGCCAAACTGCTCTCGCCCGCGGTCGAGGGCATCCACTCGATCGAACTGGCGAATGCCATGCTGTACTCGGCGTGGACCGATTCGACGGTCTCACTGCCGCTCGACGGACGAAAGTACGAGCGGGCGCTCAAGCAGAAGATCGCGGCGTCCGCGCAGAACAAGCGAAAGAAGAAGGTCGTCGTTTCGACGGACGATTTTTCGAAATCCTTCGGACGGTGAGCGATTGCCCGAGAGTTCCGCGGCCCATCGGATTCGCGACACCATGACCAAGCCCTATCTCCACGAGGATTTCCTGCTCACCACGGAGTGGGCGCGCAGGCTCTATTTCGATCACGCCGCCCGGCAGCCGATCTTCGACTATCACTGCCATCTGCCTCCCGACCAGATCGCCTCAAACAGGCAGTTCAGCACGCTGACTGAAATCTGGCTTGGCGGTGATCACTACAAGTGGCGCGCCCTGCGCGCCGCGGGGGTGCCCGAGGAACTGATAACGGGAAACACCACGAGCGACTACGAGAAGTTCCTCGCCTTCGCCCGCACGGTGCCGCAGTTGGTCCGCAATCCGCTTCACCATTGGTCGCATCTCGAACTGCGCCGCTATTTCGGAATCGACCTGCTGATCAATGAGGCGAATGCGCCCAGGATCTGGGAGGCCGCCAATGCGAAGCTCCGCACGCCCGCGATGTCCGTGCATGGAATCCTGACGTCGAATCGCGTGAACGTCGTCTGCACCACCGACGATCCCGCCGACATGCTCGAACACCACCTCGCCATCTCCCGCGGCAATCTGCAGACGAAAGTCTATCCGACTTTCCGTCCGGACAAGGCCATGGCGGTCAACGCGCCGTCCATCTTCAATCCGTGGTGCGACCTCCTGGATGAACGCAGCGGCGTGAGCGTGAACAGTCTGGCCGGGCTGCTCGAGGCCATCGACAAGCGCCACGGTTTCTTTCATTCGATCGGCGGCCGGTTGTCCGACCATGGCATGGAGTCGCTTCCCGATGTCGACTGCACCGAACGCGAAGCGGCGGCCATCTTCACGCAGGCGCGTTCGGGCGTGGCCGCGACACCCGAGCAGGCGGCGAAGTTCGCGTGGTTCATCATGATCTTCCTGGGGCAGCTTGACGCGAAACGCGGCTGGACGAAGCAGCTTCACCTTGGCGCCCTGCGCAACAACAACAACCGCCTGCTCAAGCGACTCGGCGCGGATGCCGGAGTTGATTCGATCGGTGATTTCCCGCAGTGCCGCGGACTGACGCGCTACCTCGATGCGCTCGATCGCGAGAACCAGCTCCCGCGCGTCATCCTCTACAATCTGAATCCGGCCGACAACTATGCGTTCGCGACCATGGTCGGGAATTTTCAGGACGGCACTGTCCCCGGCAAACTGCAGTTCGGTTCGGGCTGGTGGTTCCTCGACCAGCGGGAGGGCATGGAGTGGCAGATCAATGCGCTTTCCCAACTGGGACTGCTTTCAAGATTCGTGGGCATGCTCACGGATTCGCGGAGCTTCCTCAGCTATGTGCGCCACGAATATTTCCGACGCCTCCTCTGCGGAATGATCGGGGCGGATATCGAGGCCGGCTTGATTCCGGCGGATGAAGCGGCCAATGCAAAGTTGATCCGCGATATCTGCTACGACAACGCCGCCGCATATTTTGGTCTCAAGGCTGGCAACCTTTGATTTTGAAAGTTCTTCCGCGCGAATAGTCATGAAGCTCGGTCTCTGCACCACACCGGATATTGTCGCGAAGTTTGGCGCACCGCCGTGCGATTTTATCGAGGGGCACATCCAGAATCTGCTTGTGCCTGAACAACTGCAGGAGGCCTTCGTCCCCCATGCGGCGGAGACCCGCGCCTGCGCCTTGCCCACGCCGGCGGCCAACTGCCTGTTCCCGCCCGACCTGAGGGTGACGGGTCCGTCGGTTGATCCGGTGCGCATGAAGCGATACGTGGAATCCGCCTTTTCCCGAGCGGCCACGATTGGACTCACCACGCTTGTTTTTGGATCCGGCGCCGCGCGCAAGGTGCCGGAGGGCTGGTCACTGGTGAAAGGTTTTGAGCAGTACGTGGAGGCGCTCAACCTCCTGGCGCCCATTGCCCGCGTGCATGGAATCACTCTCGTGGTGGAGGCGCTCCAGCGCGGGGAATGCAACATTGTCAATACGCTGGACGAGGGAGCGGAGGCCGTGAAACGCAGCAACCACCCGAACGTGCGCCTGCTCGTGGATGTCTTCCACATGCTCCGGAACGGCGAGAGTCCCGATGCCATCACCCGGCACGCAGCCCTCGTCACGCATGCGCATATTGCGGAGAACAAGGATCGCGCGGAGCCCGGATGCCACAATGAGGATTTCCGCCCGTTCCTGCGCGCGCTGCGATCCGCGTCCGGATGTCAGCGCCTGACGATCGAGTGTGTGTGGTCGCGCGGCGACATCGTTGGTCAGGCTCCCGGTGCTATCGCAGCGCTGCGCCGCCAGCTGGCTGATTCCGGGTATTGAGTGGCGGGGTCCGAAGGGGGAAGC of the Opitutaceae bacterium genome contains:
- a CDS encoding sugar phosphate isomerase/epimerase; the encoded protein is MKLGLCTTPDIVAKFGAPPCDFIEGHIQNLLVPEQLQEAFVPHAAETRACALPTPAANCLFPPDLRVTGPSVDPVRMKRYVESAFSRAATIGLTTLVFGSGAARKVPEGWSLVKGFEQYVEALNLLAPIARVHGITLVVEALQRGECNIVNTLDEGAEAVKRSNHPNVRLLVDVFHMLRNGESPDAITRHAALVTHAHIAENKDRAEPGCHNEDFRPFLRALRSASGCQRLTIECVWSRGDIVGQAPGAIAALRRQLADSGY
- the uxaC gene encoding glucuronate isomerase, whose translation is MTKPYLHEDFLLTTEWARRLYFDHAARQPIFDYHCHLPPDQIASNRQFSTLTEIWLGGDHYKWRALRAAGVPEELITGNTTSDYEKFLAFARTVPQLVRNPLHHWSHLELRRYFGIDLLINEANAPRIWEAANAKLRTPAMSVHGILTSNRVNVVCTTDDPADMLEHHLAISRGNLQTKVYPTFRPDKAMAVNAPSIFNPWCDLLDERSGVSVNSLAGLLEAIDKRHGFFHSIGGRLSDHGMESLPDVDCTEREAAAIFTQARSGVAATPEQAAKFAWFIMIFLGQLDAKRGWTKQLHLGALRNNNNRLLKRLGADAGVDSIGDFPQCRGLTRYLDALDRENQLPRVILYNLNPADNYAFATMVGNFQDGTVPGKLQFGSGWWFLDQREGMEWQINALSQLGLLSRFVGMLTDSRSFLSYVRHEYFRRLLCGMIGADIEAGLIPADEAANAKLIRDICYDNAAAYFGLKAGNL
- a CDS encoding Gfo/Idh/MocA family oxidoreductase, which encodes MDKVRTGIVGLGNMGSGHATSILAGKIKGLELTAIADADPARFARFPGLKTFSSAAEMIDSRQIDAIIIATPHFDHTTIGMRALKAGLHVMVEKPISVHRADAERLIASYTNKKQVFAAMFNQRTDLYYKKIRQLIQDGELGEIRRVNWIITNWFRTEAYYASGGWRATWAGEGGGVLLNQCPHNLDLFQWMFGMPKSIRAFCSFGRYHDIEVEDDVTAYMEFPNGATGVFITSTGEAPGTNRLEITAERGRIVYENDAISYIRNEVPMSEFSRKSTQAFARPDSWDVSIPAAGHGGQHNEILQNFADAILNGAKLLSPAVEGIHSIELANAMLYSAWTDSTVSLPLDGRKYERALKQKIAASAQNKRKKKVVVSTDDFSKSFGR